The genomic window TTGTGGATTCCAAACTGGGGGTCTACCTCAACTAAAAGATGTACATGGTCGGGCATTATCTCCATTTCTAAAATTTCTACTTTTATGTCAAAAAGGCACAAGCCAAAGCCATAGATGAAGCTATCCGCACAAGTCAGTTTGTCAGAAACAAGGTACTTAGATACTGGATGGATAATCGTGGTATTGGCAAGAAGGAATTGTACCAATACAACACTCAATTACGAGCAGAATATGAATTTGTCAAAAACTTAAGCAGTCATTCTTGCCAAGCATTTGTTGAGAATGTAGAACGTGCTATTAATAGATTTTTTGCTAACTGCAAGGCTAAAAAACCAGGTAAGAAAGGTTATCCAAAATTTAAAAAGCATAGTCGCTCTGTTGAATATAAACAACAGTCTTGGAAACTACACCCTTCCATACGACGGATAGCATTTACCGATAAAAAAGGTATTGGCGAACTTAAACTATTGGGTAAATGGGATATTCATCAATATCCTGTTGATTTAATTAAACGAGTGAGGATTGTTCGCCGTGCCGATGGGTATTATGTGCAATTCTGCGTGAAAGTTGATAACAAGCAGGAAGCACCATTAACTACATCCGAAATCGGCATTGATGTAGGTTTGGAATATTTCTACTCTGATAGCAATGGCAACCATGAAGAAAACCCGCGATATTTACGTAAAGCCGAGAAAGATATTAAGCGAGTTCAAAGAAATATTTACAAAAAGAAAAAAGGGTCATCTGGCAGAAAAAAAGCTCGTGGTGTTTATGCTCGTAAGCATTTAAAAGTAACTCGACAAAGGAATGAACACGCTAAGAGATTAGCGCGTAACTTATGCCTAGCTAACGCTAAGGTAGTCTTGGAAGATTTAAATGTTTCCGGCTTGGTGAAAAACCACAAGTTAGCCAAGAGCATTTCTGATGTCTCTTGGTACAACTTCCGCCAGTGGCTCGAATACTTTGGTGAGAACTTTGGGCGGGAAATAGTTGCTGTTCCGCCTCATTTCACTAGCCAGGAATGCAGTAATTGTGGTGCTAAAGTCCAGAAATCTCTTAGCACCAGAACACATTCTTGTCTACATTGCGGACACATTGAACAACGTGATGTGAATGCTGCCAAAGTAATTTTAAGTCGTGCAAAGGCAAGGCAGTGCGGTCTTGGGGAGACCCCAAGACCGCACTGCCGCTAGGGGTGGGCAACCCCAAAGTAACGCCAGTCGAGATGTTCCCTCTACTTCTATTGGACGCAAGTCCAGTAAAAGCAAGGAACGTCAGTGACGCTGGAATCCCACGGCTAAAGCCGTGGGGAGTGTCAATAAATCTCTCATCTCGATGACTTGAGATTTTTGGTTGGCGAGGATTACAAAGTCATCGGCATATCTTAATTAATGATATGGAACTTTGATTTCTATTTTTCGTACCTTTGAGGCTACGTGCATAATCTACTACTAGTTGTTCTAGTCCATGAAGGGCTATATTTGCTAATAGGGGAGATATTACACCGCCTTGGGGTGTGCCTTCTTTAGTCTCAAAGAATTGTCCATCATCCATTACCCCCGATTCTAGCCATGCTTTGATGAGTCTCCGCATAGTTGGGAATGTATTGATTTTGTTGAGCAATTCTTTGTGGTTGATTTTATCGAAGCATTTCGATATATCAGCATCTAGAACGTATTTGTACATTTTACTGATGCTGTTAAATATTGCTTCGATTGCATCATGGGTGCTTCTTCCTGGTCGGAATCCATAGCTATTAGACTCAAAGAGAGCTTCCCATTCTGGCTCAAGAGCTAGTTTGGCAAGGGCTTGAGTCGCTCTGTCGTGCATTGTAGGGATACCGAGGGGACGCTTGTCACCGTTAGATTTAGGAATCCAAACCCGGCGGGTGGCAAAGCCGGGGCTTTACTCATGGATATCTTGCTTGGCGATTACCAGGTTTAGGCTAGGGTGTTGACTTTGTAGGAAAAGCATTAAAAAAAGTTCATACAAATTCTGCGTCGTTATCTAAGGTCGAAAATACGATTTTTCTTTTCGAGAGCATGGACTGACCAAAAACTTGAGATGACCAATCCTTAAGGTCTATATAGCGAACATTTTCTAATGCCTGTTTAACCACAGATGTGGTCAAATTCATCGTACATAAACAAATGCTTAAAATCATCTGACCTATCTGTTTGAGAGGGCATCTAGAGGAAAAATGTTTGTATTTACCAAAAATAGATTCAATGATATCAGAAGCTGCCAAAAAAGTTTTATCCTTGGGAATCTGTTCGATTTCAGTTTTTATATATAACCAAATATTTTGTGGGAAAGTTATATCCAGAAATGTTGAATTGTTTTTTAACTGGAATTCAGCTAGAGATTCTTGATTAATACCGTTTTGTTTAAGTTGAATTTCTAAGGCTCTGGTCATCATCACCATTTGACTCCAAATCCGGATGTCTTCTTGATAATCTTTTAACCATCCAAACTTCATAATTAATTTTTGATTGAAAATGTCCGGGTCAGAAGTTTCTGCTAATTTTAATAAAGTCTCAATTGGACATTTCAACAGTTTCTCTGCCCAATTAATCAACTTCTCTACATTGAAATAACGACATTGAGAGCGTTGCGATGGTGGAGATATAAAGGCTAATTCGGTTTGTTGAAGTTGATGCCGACACTGATTACATTTTTGAATAAAAGATTGATATTTTTCGGAATTAGCTAGCTCATGTTTGAGTAATAAAGCCATTGCATGAGTTACATCATACGTATAAACTACATCTGGATATTTTTGTATGTAAAGCTTAATTCCTTTTTCAATGTCACTACCATGATCTGCTATTATTTGTACTGGGCAGCCCACTTTAGTAGTTAGTTCACAAAGCTTTTGTTCAATCAATTCTCCTCTGGTCGAATCCATGATTTCCAGTGCTAATACTTGAACATCATGGTGTTTTAATCCTCTTTTTGATGGGAAAACTTCCGATTCTAAGTATTATTGAGATACTCCCAAAACCACCAAACACTTTTGCTTTCCTAATTCTACTGTTAGGTCTATAATAAAAACCCAATCACTTCGGTATTCTTTGGCTCGTTGTAGTTCATATAAACCAATTCTTCCTAACCAACTTCTCACACTACTGAAGCAGGGAGTTTTTACTTCCTCCGCCGATGCTTCCCACTTCAAGTTATTCTCAACTCCTCGTAAGCTACTTCCAGAATCAATGCTTTGTTGTATGGCTTTTTGTACTGTTTGAACGCTATATTGATGCCCGAACGCTGCCACCATCTCTATTTTTTCGGAATTTTCTTCCCCTTTTTTTGTCCATCAACCAAATTGGTATGAAGGATACGTAGTTCTTTTTCTGCTTTCATCGCCCGTGTTTTCCAATTCTCTCTTGAGAGCAATAAATCCCTAACTTTTACTTCTAATGCTCTGAGCTTTTTTTGTCTCTCAAGGGCTATCTCTTTCCAATTCTCTCTACTTTGTTTAAACAGACGAATTAATCGGCTGGAGGAACTTTTTAATTTATTCATTAACCACCCAACCTCAATTTGATATTTTTAGGTGTCTATCCTGTATGAAGAAATATCATCATAAGATACCCAAAGTCAACACCCTAGGTTTAGGCTCCCAGTAAGAGCGTCGTTCATTCCCGCTTTACGGATTGAGGACTAGTCGCTACCGTAGGGAAAGGGCTTTCACCTCAGCACTTGAGGGGTAGGATTCACACCTACATTGTTAATCAGTTATCTAGGCTATTACCTAGCAGCTAATCCCCTAGAATCTTTGTGGAGTCTAGTTTCTAGCTAACGAATCGCACGCATCTAAGGCTTGCCAACCAAGGGTTTTGACATGAAATTTTTTACCGGAAAGCCGCAAATAACAAGAGGGTCTTAGGTAAAAATCGACCTAAGACCCTCTTGTTTATTGTTTAAAACTATATGCGGATGAAAGGACTTGAACCTTCACTCCTCTCGGAACTAGAACCTAAATCTAGCGCGTCTGCCAATTCCGCCACATCCGCATCACATAGTTATACCACCATAACATATTTTTTAAGAAAATAGGGAATAATTCAAAATCAATCACCAATGTCCAATATCGCCAACTAAATTACTCCTACACGAGGCAGGCGATGTTTGAAGCCGCACAGAATTTCCCAAGAAATGGTCTTTAATTCTTCTGCCCAATCATCAGCTGTAATTTTTTGATCGCCTTGTTCACCAAGTAACGTAACTACTTCACCTTCTTGTACATCTGGAATAGTAGTGACATCTATCATTAACTGATCCATTGTGATTGTGCCGATTTGTGGTACTCTCTGACCCCGAATTAATACCTGTAATTTGTTTGTAAGATTCCGTGGTACACCATCAGCGTAACCAATACCAACAACAGCTAGACGCATTTCATTAGGAGCAATAAATTGATGACCGTAACTAACACCTGTACCCGCAGCAATTGTTTTGATG from Nostoc sp. UHCC 0870 includes these protein-coding regions:
- a CDS encoding RNA-guided endonuclease InsQ/TnpB family protein codes for the protein MDEAIRTSQFVRNKVLRYWMDNRGIGKKELYQYNTQLRAEYEFVKNLSSHSCQAFVENVERAINRFFANCKAKKPGKKGYPKFKKHSRSVEYKQQSWKLHPSIRRIAFTDKKGIGELKLLGKWDIHQYPVDLIKRVRIVRRADGYYVQFCVKVDNKQEAPLTTSEIGIDVGLEYFYSDSNGNHEENPRYLRKAEKDIKRVQRNIYKKKKGSSGRKKARGVYARKHLKVTRQRNEHAKRLARNLCLANAKVVLEDLNVSGLVKNHKLAKSISDVSWYNFRQWLEYFGENFGREIVAVPPHFTSQECSNCGAKVQKSLSTRTHSCLHCGHIEQRDVNAAKVILSRAKARQCGLGETPRPHCR
- a CDS encoding reverse transcriptase domain-containing protein, with the protein product MHDRATQALAKLALEPEWEALFESNSYGFRPGRSTHDAIEAIFNSISKMYKYVLDADISKCFDKINHKELLNKINTFPTMRRLIKAWLESGVMDDGQFFETKEGTPQGGVISPLLANIALHGLEQLVVDYARSLKGTKNRNQSSISLIKICR